The following nucleotide sequence is from Myxococcota bacterium.
ATCGAGCTCCAGGGCGCGGCGTTCGCGCTGGTGGGCATCGAGGACCCCGGTCACGGCTGGTCGGAGCGCGATGCCACGCACGAGGCGCTCGCTAAGCTGGCGGCCGAGCTGCCCCCCGGCCTGGCGCGCCTGCTCCTGATCCACCGCCCGAGCTACTTCGCCGAGGCCGCGCGGCTGGGCTATCCGGTGTCACTCGCCGGCCACACGCACGGCGGTCAAATCGCCCTGCCGCTCGCGCACCAGCACAACGTGTCGCGCCTGATCTCGCGCTGGACGCGCGGCCTGTTCCGCGACGACGCGACCGGCGCGCTGCTCTACGTGAACCGCGGGCTGGGCGTGGCAGGCCCGCCGATCCGGCTCAACTGCGCGCGCGAGATCTCGCTGCACCGGCTCGTCAGGCCCAATTGACTGCGTTCAAGCGGCTCGTGCCGGTGCTGCCCGTGCGCGACGTGCTGGCGGAGCGGGAGTTCTACGAGTCACTCGGCTTCGCGCGCCACGTGGACCCGCGCGAGAGCTATCCCGAGTCCGTGTTCGCGGCTTTCACGGCCGGACCGAACGTGCAGTTCGGCGTGGCCATCGATCCCGGCTTCGACGCCGACACCGCGGACTCCCGGCTGTGGTGGCAGATCGAGGTCGACGACGTCCAGGACCTGCACGAGCTCGCCCGCCGCGAGAAGCTCGAGATCGAGCAGGCGCCGCGCATCGAATCCTGGGGACGCCGCACCCTGAAGCTGCGCTCGCCCAATGGCTACGTCGTCACGTTCGAAGAAGTGAAGTGAGGGCCGAGCGAAGGCCGCCCTGAGCGAGGCCGCAAGCGGCGGAAGCCGCGCGCAGTGAGCCGCAGGCGAACGTAGCTCAATAAGACTCAAGCGTGTGATCGCCGTCCTCGGTCACGAGGAAGCGAACGCGCCGGCCCGGTAACTCCTCCGACGACGCGCCCGGGGGGCACCTGGCGAACACGCGCCGGCCGTCGACCGAGAGCAGCGCCACCGCGATCGGCCCCTCGCCCGACGCCGTGACGTGGATCGTGGTCGCGGCCTCCACCACGGCGTCGCGGCCGTGCAGCGCCTGGGGCGGGAGCTGCGCGGCGCGCTGGGGCGCGCGGCGCTGCGGCCGCTCGAGACCCTGCGCGCGGCGCCGGCGCGAGTCGGCGCGCTCGAGCAGAGTCACATACACATTGTTGCCCGGACCGCCGATCGAGTGAGACAGGCCGATGCGCGCGTTGGCCGCCTGCGCCTGCGGGTTGGGGAAGCGGCCCGCGAGCTGCAGATACACCTCGGCCAGCTGGAACAGGCCGGTGCCGCCGACGGGATGGCCCCGCGACTTCAGCCCGCCGGACAGGTTCGTGGGCCGCGCGCCGCGCGGCCCGCTCCACGGGTGCGCGTAGGGGTCGAGGCCGGGCGCCGCACCGCGCGCGCTGCCGATCAGCGCCTCGAGCGACTGGCCCGGCTCGCACAGCCCCAGGTCGACCAGGTTCACCGGCAAGAGGCTGTTGAACGCGTCGTGTGACTCGAGCACGAGCCCATCGAGCGCGCGCGGGTCGGCGATGCCCGCGTCGAAGTACGCGAACTGCGCGGCGCGGCGCGTGGCGGGCAGCGAGTCGAGCGCGGCGCGGTCGAGCAGCGACGAGGTGTCGGTGGCGGCGCCCAGACCCGCCACGCGCACGGGCTGCGGCCGGTCGGTGAGCACGATCGCGGCCGCGCCGTCGCAGATCGGCGAGCAGTCCTTGCGCCGGAGCGGCGTCGCGACCGGGAGATTCTTCGACTCGTCGAAGTAGGCGGCGAGCGCCTCGGGCTTGCCGGAGAAGGCGGCGAGCGGGTTGTCGGCGCCGAGCGCGTGCGCGCGGAACATGAGCCGCGAGAGCACGTCCGAGACACTCTCGCCGCGCACGCCCTGGCGCTGGAAGAACGCCTGAGTCACGAGCGCGATCAGCGCGGGCATGGTGAAGCCGAAGCGGTGCTCCGCGGGATCGACGGTCTTCGACATGATCTCGGTCGCCACCTGCGTCGTGACCGTCTTCATGCGCTCACCTGCGACGACCAGCACGTTCGACGCCGAGCCCGAGCGGATCTTGTAACAGGCCTCATGGAAGGCGGCGGCGCCGGTCGACGACGCGGTCTCGGAGCGCACCGCGGGCACCCCGACCAGCCCGAGCCGGTCCGCGACCTTGGCCGCGATGTTGGCGCGGTTCTCGAACTCCTCCGCGTCCATGATCCCGACCTGCACGGCGTCGAACTCGCGCACGGGAGAATCGGCCAGCGCGCGCCGATACGCGGTCTGGAACAGCTCGAAGACGTTGCCGAAGACACTTCCGGTCAGGTCGACCTTGGTGAGTCCGACGGCAGCGATGTAGACTTCGCGCATCTCGCACACGGATCGGGAAGCACCGTGTTGCGATTGACACGCGCAAGGAGGCGCATGCGCCGCTCGGCAATCGCAGTGCTCGTGGTCGCGGTCCTGGTCATGATCGGCTTCGCGCTCTGGGCGGTCCGGCATCACGTGCCCGAACACTCGGTGCTCGTCCTCGAGCTCGAGGGCGACCTCGACGAGGCGCCGCCGCGCGACCTTTTGAGCCAGCTCACGGCGCGCGGGCCGGCGCTGCCGACGGTACTGCTCCTGCTCGACATGGCCGCCGCCGACGCGCGCCTCGACGGCGTGCTCGTGCACATCCAGGCGCTGAAGATCGGCTACGCGCGGCTGCAGGAGCTGCGCGACGCGCTGGCTGCGGTGCGCAGCAGCGGCAAGCGCGTGGTCGCGCTGGTCGACGAGACCAGCCTGAACGGCTCGCGCGAGCTGTTTCTCGCCTCGGTCGCGGACCGCGTGCTGGTCGACCCGGGCACGCTCGCGCCGATGGGCGGGATCGCCGGCCAGTACCTCCACCTCGCCGGCCTGTTCGAGAAGCTGGGCGTGAAGTGGGAGTACTCGCGCGTCGGCGAGTACAAGTCCGCCGTCGAGCAGTACGCCGCGCGCGAGATGAGCCCCAAGGCGCGCGAGAACGCCGACGCGCTGATCGACGGCGTGTTCGCGCAGCTCGTCGACGGCATCGCGAGCGGCCGCAAGCTCAGCGGCGAGAAGGTGCGCGCGCTGTTCCAGTCGGTGCCCGGCACGCCGCAGGAGCTGGTCGACGCGGGCCTGGCCGATGCGATCGCGGGCCGCAAGGAAGCGCTCGACAAGGGTGAGTTCCGCGACGCCCAGGAGCTCACCAGCGACGCCTACCTGCGCGTAGACGCGCGCTCGCTGGGCTTGCGCAAGGGCCCGCGCATCGCGCTGGTGTTCGGCGACGGAGTCATCGTGGACGAGCGCGGGCGCTCGCTCTCGAAGCTGTTCACGGCCGAGGAGACCGTGCAGGCGCTCGACGCCGCGGCCGACGACGACTCGATCAAGGCCGTGGTGCTTCGCGTGAACTCGCCCGGCGGAGAGACTCAGGCTTCGGACCGCATCTGGCGCGCGGTGACTCGTGTGCGCGCCAAGAAGCCGGTCGTGGTCTCGATGGCCGACGCCGCGGCCTCGGGCGGCTACTACGTGGCGAGCGCCGCCAACGCCGTGATCGCCGAGCCGGCCACGTTCACGGGCTCGATCGGCGTGTTCATGATGCGGCCTTCGTTCGCCGGTACGCTCGAGAAGCTCGACGTGGGTCACGAGACGATCGGCCGCGGCGCCTACTCCGGCATGCTCGCGGGCGATGCGCCCATGACTCCCGCGCAGCGCGCGCGCACCGATGCGTTCACGCGCTCTGCCTACGAGGACTTCCTGAAGCGCGTGTCCGACGGACGCGGCACGCCGACCGCCGACGTCGACAAGCTGGGCGGCGGCCACGTGTGGCTGGGCAGCGAGGCGCTCGCGAACCACCTGGTCGACGAGCTCGGCGGTCTCTCCGCCGCCGTCGCCCGGGCGCGCAAGGAGGCGAAGCTCGAGAAGGAGCCCGACCCCACGCGCGTGATCCTGCCCGCGTCACCCAGCCTGAGCGAGCAGGTGAAGGGCCTGATGCACGGCGAGCAGAATCACCGGCTGCTGCAGGCGCTGCTGCCCGTAGAGCTGCCCGAGCTCGGGTCACTCGCCTGGCTCGGCCCCAACGCCAGCGGACCCGCATATCTCCCGGGCTGGTGGGTCGAGGTGTACTGACTGACTACGTTCGCCTGCGGCTCACTGCGCGCGGCTTCGCCGCTTGCGGGCCTCGCTCAGGGCGGCCTTCGCTCGGCCTCGCAGTGACGATCCGCTAGCTCGAGAAGACCGCTCGCGGCTAGGGGGTGGGTACTGGTGTGCCTTTGTGGGGCGGCTTTGTGGCTGCGCCGATGCTTGGCAGGGTGCCGGGGAGGAGCCCGCGGTTGCGCGCGATCGCGACCGGGGCGTTGGGCGCGCGCGGGTCGTAGAGCAGGAGGTCCGCGAGCCCGTCGCCGTTCCAGTCACCGCCGCGCAGCCGGCCGCTCGACTCGAGCGTCTGGCGTCCGGCCAGGTTGTTCGACATGCCCTTGGGGCTGCCCAGCCAAACGTCGAGCCGGTCGCCTTTGCCCGGAGTCAGCAAGTCTGCGAAGCCGTCGCCGTTCAGGTCGAAGCTGCCGGTCGGCACGAAGCCCAGCGGGCGCGCGGTCTCGAAGCTGAACGCGATGTTCAGCTTGCGCTGGAACCAGGGCTGCTTCGCGAAGCCGGTGCCGTCGGAGGCGAGCCGGTAGACGCTCACGTCGGCGTCGATCGCGCGAGTCACCAGCACCTGGATGATGTCGAGCACGCCGAACGCCACGGCCACGTGCATCAGCTCGGGCTTGCCGTCGTGGTCGATGTCGATCAGCTGGTCGGCGCCCCAGCCGCTGCCGCCGTCGGGCGAGAAGTCGGGCTTGTCGAGGTTCCAGGTGCCGCCACGGTTGAGATACAGCCGGGTGACGTTCTTGGCGTCGGTGATTCCGCCCGAGAGGTGCGAGATCAAGAGGTCGACCTTGCCGTCGCCGTCGACGTCGCGCGCATCGACGCGCACCGAGCCCGAGCCGCGGATCTGGTCCTGGTCCGAGACCAGGTGGAGCTTCAGCTCGCGGCTGGGCTTCTTCGCGAACGTGCCGTCCTCGCGCTGCAGGAACACGCGCAGGAAGTGTCTGCCCGAAGCGATCACGTCGGGCCGGCCGTCGCCGTCGACGTCGCCCACGGCGATGCGCGGCACGTCGAGCAGGAGCTGGATGTCGCTGTCGACCAGGAGCGCCCCCGGCCGCTGCTGCACGAAGTAGTTGGCGCGGCCGGGCGCGTCGAGCCGCGCTTTCTCGCCGCCGGAAGGCGACAGGAACACCGCCTGCGAGAGCAGCGGCACGTAGAGCCACGGCTCCTTGCCGAACTCCGTGTACACGAGCTTCAGCCGGTCGAGGCCGCGCTCGTCTTCGGCCGGAATCATCGTGCCGCCATCCACGCGCAGGTCGCGCTGCGGCAGCGCGGGATTCGCGAACGACAGGATGGTGAGTCCCGCCGGGCGCAGCAGCAAGAGCTCGAGCCCCGGTGAGTCGGGCAGCACGTCGCCCACGTCGTAGGCCGCGCTGTCCTCCGGCAGCGGCAGCTCGTATCTCGGCCTGGCTTCGAGGTTTCCCTCGTCGTCCTGGGTCCACAGCCGGATCACGCGCTTGTCGTCGGGCGGCAGGCCGATGAAGGCGATCTGCAAGAGGTCGGTGCGGCCGTCGCCGTCGAAGTCGCCCATCTCGGCCGCCACCGTGCGGCCGGTGCCGGACAGCTCGACCAGGTCGAAGGGCTCCTCGACCGTCTCGGCGCGCGCGACCGACGGCAGGAGCAAGAGCGAGAGCGCGAGGAGGGTTCGCGCGAGCACGCCGGAATGCTAGCGCAAATCCGCCACCCGCAGCGTGACTCCGGTTACGGCTCCGGGAGCCGAGGTCCGCCCACGTCTTCCAGGCGCTTGCGCACCACCTCGCGGCGCTGGATCAGCTCGCGATGGGTGAGTGTCTCGACTTCGGAGCCCAGCCCCAGCCCGGCCTTGAAGCCGGTGAGGTCCATCTTGGCGAACTGGATGTCGCCGCCCACTTCGCGCGCGATGCGCTCGCCGTGAGTCTCGGTGAAGTAGGTGAAGATCCGGCCGATCTCGCCGAACA
It contains:
- the sppA gene encoding signal peptide peptidase SppA, with translation MRRSAIAVLVVAVLVMIGFALWAVRHHVPEHSVLVLELEGDLDEAPPRDLLSQLTARGPALPTVLLLLDMAAADARLDGVLVHIQALKIGYARLQELRDALAAVRSSGKRVVALVDETSLNGSRELFLASVADRVLVDPGTLAPMGGIAGQYLHLAGLFEKLGVKWEYSRVGEYKSAVEQYAAREMSPKARENADALIDGVFAQLVDGIASGRKLSGEKVRALFQSVPGTPQELVDAGLADAIAGRKEALDKGEFRDAQELTSDAYLRVDARSLGLRKGPRIALVFGDGVIVDERGRSLSKLFTAEETVQALDAAADDDSIKAVVLRVNSPGGETQASDRIWRAVTRVRAKKPVVVSMADAAASGGYYVASAANAVIAEPATFTGSIGVFMMRPSFAGTLEKLDVGHETIGRGAYSGMLAGDAPMTPAQRARTDAFTRSAYEDFLKRVSDGRGTPTADVDKLGGGHVWLGSEALANHLVDELGGLSAAVARARKEAKLEKEPDPTRVILPASPSLSEQVKGLMHGEQNHRLLQALLPVELPELGSLAWLGPNASGPAYLPGWWVEVY
- a CDS encoding VOC family protein, yielding MTAFKRLVPVLPVRDVLAEREFYESLGFARHVDPRESYPESVFAAFTAGPNVQFGVAIDPGFDADTADSRLWWQIEVDDVQDLHELARREKLEIEQAPRIESWGRRTLKLRSPNGYVVTFEEVK
- a CDS encoding beta-ketoacyl synthase N-terminal-like domain-containing protein, coding for MREVYIAAVGLTKVDLTGSVFGNVFELFQTAYRRALADSPVREFDAVQVGIMDAEEFENRANIAAKVADRLGLVGVPAVRSETASSTGAAAFHEACYKIRSGSASNVLVVAGERMKTVTTQVATEIMSKTVDPAEHRFGFTMPALIALVTQAFFQRQGVRGESVSDVLSRLMFRAHALGADNPLAAFSGKPEALAAYFDESKNLPVATPLRRKDCSPICDGAAAIVLTDRPQPVRVAGLGAATDTSSLLDRAALDSLPATRRAAQFAYFDAGIADPRALDGLVLESHDAFNSLLPVNLVDLGLCEPGQSLEALIGSARGAAPGLDPYAHPWSGPRGARPTNLSGGLKSRGHPVGGTGLFQLAEVYLQLAGRFPNPQAQAANARIGLSHSIGGPGNNVYVTLLERADSRRRRAQGLERPQRRAPQRAAQLPPQALHGRDAVVEAATTIHVTASGEGPIAVALLSVDGRRVFARCPPGASSEELPGRRVRFLVTEDGDHTLESY
- a CDS encoding VCBS repeat-containing protein, translated to MLARTLLALSLLLLPSVARAETVEEPFDLVELSGTGRTVAAEMGDFDGDGRTDLLQIAFIGLPPDDKRVIRLWTQDDEGNLEARPRYELPLPEDSAAYDVGDVLPDSPGLELLLLRPAGLTILSFANPALPQRDLRVDGGTMIPAEDERGLDRLKLVYTEFGKEPWLYVPLLSQAVFLSPSGGEKARLDAPGRANYFVQQRPGALLVDSDIQLLLDVPRIAVGDVDGDGRPDVIASGRHFLRVFLQREDGTFAKKPSRELKLHLVSDQDQIRGSGSVRVDARDVDGDGKVDLLISHLSGGITDAKNVTRLYLNRGGTWNLDKPDFSPDGGSGWGADQLIDIDHDGKPELMHVAVAFGVLDIIQVLVTRAIDADVSVYRLASDGTGFAKQPWFQRKLNIAFSFETARPLGFVPTGSFDLNGDGFADLLTPGKGDRLDVWLGSPKGMSNNLAGRQTLESSGRLRGGDWNGDGLADLLLYDPRAPNAPVAIARNRGLLPGTLPSIGAATKPPHKGTPVPTP